From the genome of Clostridium sp. BNL1100, one region includes:
- a CDS encoding DNA/RNA non-specific endonuclease, which yields MKKKISLLMCSCFVFFSLTGIFLSSTVDAASASHVVISEVYGGGGNSGSSYNNDFIELYNPTDSSINLSGWSVQYASAAGSFNNITNLSGSIGAHKYFLVKEASGGSSTVNLPTPDVTGTINLSASSGKVVLAKVTTAVSGSTGSNVVDFVGFGSTNDSETSPVGTLSNTTSAERKDNNGGTTQGQGNGWDTNNNASDLYITSSINPQNSFSQEEPYLGTETPTPTATDNDNIALGNPSGATSSTSNSNNYLMVKLQYDLSYNNSKHEPNWVSWHLGSTDLGSASRQDDFRADTTLPSGWYEVTASEFSGSGFDRGHMCPSADRTSSVVNNSATFLMTNMIPQAPNNNQITWNNLETYGRTLVSAGNELYIISGGYGTGGTGSNGYMTTVGNGVVVPAKTWKIIVVLPNGNNDISRITTQTRVIAVLMPNDQTCSSKPWGNYRVSVDSIEALTGYDFLSSVSASIQNIIEASTDNGPTN from the coding sequence ATGAAAAAAAAAATTTCTTTATTAATGTGTTCGTGTTTTGTGTTTTTCAGCCTTACAGGTATTTTTCTTAGCTCAACTGTGGATGCTGCTTCGGCATCTCATGTTGTTATCAGTGAAGTTTACGGTGGTGGGGGAAACAGTGGTTCGTCCTACAACAATGATTTTATCGAACTTTACAACCCGACAGATTCCAGTATAAACTTATCCGGATGGTCTGTTCAGTACGCTTCTGCCGCCGGTTCATTCAATAACATCACAAATTTATCAGGAAGCATAGGTGCACATAAATACTTCTTGGTTAAGGAAGCAAGCGGAGGAAGTAGCACTGTTAACCTACCCACTCCCGATGTAACAGGTACTATAAACTTAAGTGCAAGCAGCGGAAAGGTTGTATTGGCAAAGGTTACTACAGCGGTATCCGGTTCAACAGGCTCAAATGTTGTTGATTTTGTAGGCTTTGGTTCTACAAACGATTCGGAAACTTCTCCGGTAGGTACACTTTCCAATACTACAAGTGCAGAACGTAAAGACAACAATGGTGGAACAACCCAGGGTCAAGGTAATGGCTGGGACACTAATAATAACGCAAGCGACCTGTATATTACAAGCAGCATAAATCCTCAGAATTCCTTTTCTCAAGAGGAACCGTATCTTGGTACTGAAACACCCACGCCTACCGCTACCGATAATGATAATATAGCATTAGGTAATCCAAGCGGTGCTACCAGCAGTACATCCAATTCCAATAACTATCTGATGGTTAAGCTCCAATACGATCTTTCCTATAATAACAGCAAACACGAGCCTAACTGGGTCAGTTGGCATCTAGGTTCAACTGATTTAGGCAGTGCTTCCCGACAGGATGATTTTCGTGCAGACACAACACTGCCGTCAGGGTGGTACGAGGTTACTGCAAGCGAATTTTCTGGTAGCGGGTTTGATAGAGGGCATATGTGTCCCTCCGCAGACCGTACATCTTCTGTTGTTAACAATTCTGCAACATTCCTGATGACCAATATGATACCACAAGCCCCAAATAACAACCAGATTACCTGGAACAACCTGGAGACATATGGACGCACACTTGTTTCAGCCGGTAACGAGCTATATATTATATCGGGAGGTTACGGAACTGGCGGAACAGGATCCAATGGATACATGACTACTGTGGGGAACGGTGTTGTGGTACCGGCTAAGACCTGGAAGATCATTGTAGTACTGCCTAACGGAAATAATGATATTAGCCGTATAACAACGCAAACCAGAGTAATAGCTGTTTTGATGCCAAATGATCAGACATGTAGTAGTAAACCATGGGGCAACTACCGGGTAAGTGTAGATAGCATCGAGGCCCTGACTGGCTATGATTTCCTTTCCTCAGTGTCCGCTAGTATCCAAAATATTATTGAAGCTAGCACTGATAATGGTCCTACAAATTAA
- a CDS encoding dockerin type I domain-containing protein translates to MTLSFKKTISVLMVCLIVFSMVFVAPASEVFAASDVTVNLSADKQVIRGFGGMNYPAWQGSDLTADQRETAFGNGNGQLGFSILRIHVDPDKTTWSKEVDTAKAAIKNGAIVFASPWNPPADMVQTVNGQKHVIPAKYGAYAQHLNDFVAYMKQNGVDLYAISIQNEPDYANEWTWWTAQEMLTFMKDYAGTINCRVIAPESFQYIKTMSDPILNDPQALANLDILGAHLYGTQVSNFPYPLFKQKGAGKDLWMTEVYYPNSEANSADRWPEALEVANHMHNAMVEAEFQTYVWWFIRRQYGPMKEDGTMSKRGAMMSQFSKFVRPGYTRVDATKNPNTNVFVSAYKGDNKVVIVAINKGTSAIGQKFIMQNGASASATKVATWITDSSKNVAAGSDINVSAGTFTAQLPAQSVTTFVADLGTPTPVIKLGDINSDGAIDALDLMAMKKHLLGMETLADIKPADLDASGTVDALDFSLLKQYLLGKITTFPGKI, encoded by the coding sequence ATGACTTTGAGCTTTAAAAAGACGATTAGTGTTTTAATGGTTTGCTTGATTGTATTTTCAATGGTATTTGTTGCCCCTGCATCTGAGGTCTTTGCAGCCAGCGATGTAACAGTAAATTTATCTGCCGATAAGCAAGTGATTCGTGGTTTTGGAGGAATGAACTACCCTGCTTGGCAAGGTTCGGATTTGACAGCTGACCAAAGAGAGACTGCTTTTGGTAATGGTAATGGTCAGTTAGGTTTTTCTATTTTAAGAATACATGTAGACCCGGATAAAACTACTTGGTCTAAAGAAGTGGATACTGCAAAAGCAGCAATTAAAAACGGTGCAATAGTTTTTGCCTCACCATGGAATCCCCCTGCTGACATGGTTCAGACTGTTAATGGTCAAAAGCATGTTATCCCTGCAAAATATGGCGCATATGCACAGCATCTGAACGATTTTGTTGCGTATATGAAGCAAAATGGCGTTGATTTATATGCTATTTCAATCCAGAATGAGCCGGATTACGCAAATGAATGGACCTGGTGGACTGCACAAGAAATGCTTACTTTTATGAAGGATTATGCCGGAACTATCAATTGCAGAGTAATAGCACCTGAATCTTTTCAATATATTAAAACTATGTCAGATCCCATTTTAAATGATCCTCAGGCTCTTGCCAACCTGGATATTCTCGGTGCCCACCTTTATGGTACTCAAGTGAGCAATTTCCCATATCCTCTTTTCAAACAAAAGGGAGCAGGAAAAGATTTGTGGATGACGGAAGTTTACTATCCTAACAGTGAAGCTAATTCCGCCGATCGCTGGCCGGAAGCATTGGAAGTTGCAAACCATATGCACAATGCAATGGTTGAAGCAGAGTTCCAGACATATGTATGGTGGTTTATCCGCAGACAATACGGCCCTATGAAAGAGGATGGTACCATGAGTAAGCGTGGTGCTATGATGTCTCAGTTCTCAAAGTTTGTTCGTCCCGGATATACTAGAGTTGACGCTACAAAGAATCCTAATACCAACGTTTTCGTTTCTGCTTATAAAGGGGATAATAAAGTTGTTATTGTTGCAATCAACAAAGGCACTTCTGCAATAGGTCAAAAATTTATTATGCAAAATGGTGCTTCAGCATCAGCAACAAAGGTAGCTACATGGATAACTGACAGCAGCAAGAATGTTGCAGCAGGTTCAGATATTAATGTTTCAGCAGGTACATTTACAGCTCAACTTCCTGCTCAAAGCGTTACAACCTTTGTTGCAGACCTTGGAACTCCAACACCGGTTATTAAATTAGGTGATATTAATTCAGACGGTGCCATAGATGCACTGGATTTAATGGCTATGAAAAAGCATCTTTTAGGAATGGAAACCTTGGCCGATATAAAGCCAGCTGATTTAGATGCTAGCGGAACAGTAGACGCATTGGATTTCTCACTGCTTAAACAATACTTACTGGGTAAAATAACTACTTTCCCAGGTAAAATTTAA
- the metF gene encoding methylenetetrahydrofolate reductase [NAD(P)H]: protein MRIQEIFAKKMPVLSFEIFPPKRDSELKDIDETLAILSELSPDFISVTFGAGGSSNNNKTIEIAKKIKHQYGIETLVHLTCSSYTKQEIDSFISILSENGIENILALRGDKNPNVLEKSDFHYASELTGYLNKAANFCLAGACYPECHPESKNRISEISHLKEKVDAGSNFLISQLFFENEFFYSFIESCRIAGINVPVTAGIMPVINKAQIERIVNLCGASLPNRFRKILNRYENEPTALFDAGMSYALSQVIDLLVNDVDGIHLYTMNNPIVAKRICEGIKNII, encoded by the coding sequence ATGAGAATACAAGAAATTTTTGCAAAGAAAATGCCTGTGTTATCATTTGAAATATTTCCACCTAAAAGGGATTCTGAACTAAAAGATATAGATGAGACCCTTGCTATTTTGAGTGAACTTAGCCCTGACTTTATAAGCGTTACCTTTGGTGCAGGCGGAAGCTCTAATAATAATAAAACAATTGAAATAGCCAAGAAAATCAAGCATCAGTATGGTATCGAAACATTGGTTCATCTTACATGTTCAAGCTATACAAAACAAGAAATTGACAGCTTTATATCTATACTTAGTGAAAATGGTATCGAGAATATTTTAGCACTCCGAGGGGATAAAAATCCCAATGTGTTAGAAAAGAGTGATTTTCATTATGCTTCTGAATTAACCGGATATTTGAATAAGGCGGCTAATTTTTGTCTCGCAGGTGCTTGTTACCCTGAATGCCACCCGGAATCAAAAAACAGAATTTCAGAAATAAGCCATTTAAAAGAAAAAGTTGATGCAGGCTCTAATTTTCTTATTTCACAATTATTTTTTGAAAATGAGTTTTTCTATTCATTTATTGAAAGCTGCAGGATAGCAGGAATAAATGTACCTGTAACTGCCGGAATAATGCCTGTTATCAATAAAGCTCAAATAGAAAGAATAGTAAATTTATGCGGAGCATCACTGCCAAACAGATTCAGAAAAATACTCAATAGATATGAGAATGAACCAACAGCACTTTTTGATGCAGGGATGTCATATGCTCTCAGTCAGGTTATTGATTTGTTGGTAAATGATGTGGATGGAATACACCTGTATACCATGAATAACCCTATAGTTGCAAAGAGGATCTGCGAAGGCATCAAGAATATTATTTAA
- a CDS encoding right-handed parallel beta-helix repeat-containing protein gives MKNKDRLKGFFSGIIFSVIMGAFALGVTVFAAPIESKISVMYDNIKIYVDGVIFQPKDANGKDIKPFISKGITYLPVAALSKALGKDVSWDGKAKSIYIGRQPDSKAKEVTVSNVNELFDALGSNKHIKLKPGTYNISDLNQDYSKSRNIYWESVYDGNELILDGINNLTLEGLGDKPVEIVVEPRYANVLTFINSRKISIKNVKAGHTIEKGECVGGVFNFDLSKDIDISNSILYGCGTYGIIAKDTENLKFNNSIVEECTYGAMTLYDCKDFVFANSVIRKCENFNLIEIDSSTNIVYDKCEISDNTSSDVLTVHLSNGVKFTNCKFKNNKSFDPNLFPNVDFTGTTFE, from the coding sequence ATGAAAAACAAGGATAGACTTAAGGGCTTCTTTTCAGGAATAATATTTTCAGTAATAATGGGGGCATTTGCATTGGGAGTAACAGTTTTTGCAGCACCTATAGAAAGCAAGATATCAGTTATGTATGATAACATTAAAATCTATGTGGATGGAGTCATTTTCCAACCTAAGGACGCTAACGGTAAAGATATTAAGCCTTTTATTTCAAAGGGAATTACATATTTACCTGTTGCAGCATTAAGTAAGGCTCTTGGAAAAGACGTTAGTTGGGATGGAAAGGCAAAGAGTATTTATATAGGAAGACAACCTGATTCAAAAGCTAAAGAAGTAACGGTTTCTAATGTTAATGAACTGTTTGACGCACTTGGTTCTAATAAACATATTAAGCTGAAACCGGGAACTTATAATATTTCAGATTTGAATCAGGATTACAGTAAAAGTAGAAATATTTATTGGGAAAGTGTGTACGACGGTAATGAATTAATACTGGATGGAATTAATAATCTGACGTTGGAAGGTTTGGGGGATAAACCCGTTGAAATAGTTGTTGAGCCAAGATATGCAAATGTTCTGACGTTTATAAACTCCAGAAAAATATCTATAAAGAATGTTAAAGCCGGGCATACCATAGAGAAGGGTGAGTGTGTAGGAGGTGTATTTAACTTTGATTTATCAAAGGATATAGATATATCAAACAGCATTTTATATGGATGTGGAACTTACGGGATTATAGCAAAAGATACTGAGAATTTGAAATTTAATAATTCCATAGTTGAAGAGTGTACATATGGAGCAATGACATTATATGATTGCAAAGATTTTGTGTTTGCAAATAGTGTAATCAGAAAGTGTGAAAACTTTAATCTGATTGAAATTGATTCTTCAACAAATATTGTATACGACAAATGTGAGATATCTGATAATACTTCAAGTGATGTTTTGACAGTTCATTTATCTAATGGTGTTAAATTTACTAATTGTAAATTCAAAAATAATAAATCATTTGATCCCAATCTTTTTCCGAATGTTGATTTTACAGGAACTACTTTTGAATAA